A part of Candidatus Omnitrophota bacterium genomic DNA contains:
- a CDS encoding galactokinase family protein — MAITPQKIDVIISALQNESGRKILFPHYGSDFSLVSRRASLLGKTVSFFRQTYPDKKELYLLRVPARINLMGVHIDHRGGWCNYVPIARETFFCFSPRQEDRISANNIDPHYHDVAFSMGQEIPPEQRGNWLQFLQSASLTRGDWGNYLKAGALKLQDRFADMSLRGIDATIGGDIPPGSGLSSSSSLVVGITMALQQANRLTLSNAELVDICGSGEWYVGTRGGAGDHSAMLLGERNCVAHTGFMPLTCQHYPFPEGYNVILAHCGKEAAKASGARKTFNARIAAYEIAFLLFREQHPAWRERLHYLRDISPEALDAGWEEIYQALKEIPLKASRNQLLKSYPALEEDFDRIFNLYGETEDLPLREVLLFGIAECDRAKRFPQLLREGKIGEAGELMYISHDGDRVSVWKNGISRPYRFDAGDERIDEWAESARRSLDDFRQAAAYRPGGYRCSIPELDRMVDRCRELEGVAGAGLTGAGLGGSILALTKEEYAKKTAEELKALIASWTEGEPLVEICQPAAGAGYIEIP; from the coding sequence ATGGCGATCACTCCTCAAAAAATTGATGTAATAATTTCTGCGCTTCAAAACGAATCCGGAAGAAAAATTCTATTCCCCCATTATGGAAGCGATTTTTCGCTTGTCAGCCGCCGCGCCTCTTTATTGGGGAAGACGGTCTCCTTTTTTCGCCAAACCTATCCTGATAAAAAGGAATTATATCTTCTGCGCGTTCCCGCCCGCATCAATCTTATGGGGGTGCATATCGATCACCGGGGAGGATGGTGCAATTACGTCCCCATCGCCAGAGAGACTTTTTTTTGTTTTTCGCCAAGGCAAGAGGACCGAATCTCAGCGAATAACATCGATCCGCATTACCATGACGTCGCTTTTTCGATGGGGCAAGAAATTCCACCGGAGCAGCGGGGAAACTGGCTGCAATTCCTGCAATCGGCTTCTCTTACGCGCGGGGATTGGGGCAACTACCTCAAGGCGGGCGCGTTAAAACTCCAAGATCGCTTCGCCGATATGTCCTTGCGGGGCATCGATGCGACGATCGGAGGAGATATACCTCCCGGCTCGGGCTTATCCTCCTCATCGAGCCTCGTCGTAGGGATAACGATGGCTCTTCAGCAGGCAAACCGGCTTACTCTATCCAACGCCGAGTTGGTGGATATCTGTGGAAGCGGGGAATGGTACGTGGGGACGCGGGGCGGGGCGGGAGATCATTCCGCCATGCTTTTGGGGGAAAGAAACTGCGTCGCTCATACTGGTTTTATGCCATTGACCTGCCAGCATTATCCATTTCCGGAAGGATATAATGTCATTTTAGCCCATTGCGGCAAAGAGGCGGCCAAGGCGTCCGGCGCGCGTAAAACTTTCAACGCCCGCATTGCCGCCTACGAAATCGCCTTTCTGCTTTTCCGGGAACAACATCCCGCCTGGCGGGAACGTCTTCATTATTTGCGCGATATCTCGCCTGAAGCGTTGGATGCCGGATGGGAGGAGATTTACCAAGCCCTCAAAGAGATTCCTCTCAAAGCCAGCCGGAATCAACTCTTAAAATCTTATCCCGCTCTGGAAGAGGATTTCGATCGCATATTCAATCTCTATGGAGAGACGGAAGATTTGCCGTTGCGCGAAGTTCTATTATTCGGCATTGCGGAATGCGACCGCGCCAAGCGCTTTCCGCAACTCTTGCGCGAGGGGAAGATCGGCGAAGCGGGCGAATTGATGTATATCTCCCACGACGGCGACCGCGTATCGGTTTGGAAGAACGGCATTTCGCGGCCTTATCGCTTCGATGCGGGGGACGAACGAATCGACGAATGGGCGGAAAGCGCCCGGCGTTCGCTGGATGATTTCCGCCAGGCCGCCGCCTATCGGCCGGGAGGCTATCGTTGCAGCATCCCCGAATTGGATCGGATGGTGGATCGCTGCCGCGAGCTGGAAGGAGTGGCGGGAGCGGGTTTGACGGGAGCAGGGCTGGGAGGCTCGATCCTGGCGTTGACCAAAGAAGAATACGCGAAA